In one window of Catalinimonas alkaloidigena DNA:
- a CDS encoding saccharopine dehydrogenase C-terminal domain-containing protein, which produces MKKILVLGAGRSATVLIEYLHAQAALHGWHLQVADQSLELVQAKTAHLAQVESFALDIADPEALRAALVSVSLVISLLPPPLHPQVATVCLEQGCHLLTASYVSPEMAALDKEARQRNLLFMNECGLDPGIDHMSAMEMIDDVREAGGKVTAFHSYCGGLIAPESDTNPWHYKLTWNPRNIVLAGQAGGCYLHEGSRKYIPYGRLFEQTTPVHVEGWGEFEAYVNRDSIHYQDVYGLTHATTLLRGTLRRPGFCRAWNALVQLGLTDDRYWMEGARDLTLRTWLGTFLPPHPPEQVQQTLARYLSLDPNGSEMTCLKWLGLFGEERLGVPSGTPAQLLQGILERRWALAPTDRDMIVMQHQLAYQLDGHRHTKVASLVLTGDDAAQTAMAKTVGLTLGVVAVLLLQERLSQRGVHIPTAREVYQPALRMLASLGICFQEEMQSEPSPGL; this is translated from the coding sequence ATGAAGAAAATTCTTGTCCTAGGGGCGGGGCGCTCCGCCACCGTTCTCATCGAATACTTACATGCTCAGGCAGCCTTGCACGGGTGGCACCTGCAAGTGGCTGATCAGTCGCTGGAACTGGTTCAGGCCAAAACCGCGCACCTCGCCCAGGTCGAATCCTTTGCGCTCGACATTGCCGATCCGGAGGCGCTGCGTGCCGCGCTGGTGTCTGTTTCGTTGGTGATCTCGTTGCTGCCTCCTCCGTTGCATCCGCAAGTTGCCACTGTCTGTCTGGAGCAGGGCTGTCACCTGCTGACGGCGTCGTACGTTAGCCCGGAGATGGCCGCCCTGGATAAGGAAGCGCGGCAACGCAACCTCCTGTTCATGAACGAATGCGGGCTGGACCCTGGTATCGACCACATGTCCGCTATGGAGATGATCGATGACGTTCGGGAGGCAGGTGGTAAGGTAACGGCATTCCATTCTTATTGCGGCGGGTTGATTGCACCGGAGTCGGATACCAATCCGTGGCATTACAAACTGACCTGGAATCCGCGCAACATCGTGCTGGCTGGGCAAGCGGGTGGCTGCTATCTCCACGAAGGGTCGCGGAAATACATTCCCTACGGACGTTTATTCGAGCAAACCACACCTGTACACGTTGAAGGCTGGGGGGAGTTTGAGGCCTACGTGAACCGCGATTCGATTCATTACCAAGACGTATACGGCCTGACGCACGCCACTACGTTGCTGCGCGGCACGCTGCGGCGTCCCGGGTTTTGCCGTGCCTGGAATGCGCTCGTACAGTTGGGGCTGACCGACGATCGCTACTGGATGGAGGGGGCGCGCGATTTGACGTTGCGGACATGGCTGGGCACATTTTTGCCACCGCACCCGCCCGAGCAGGTCCAACAGACCCTGGCCCGTTACCTCTCGCTCGACCCCAACGGTTCTGAAATGACTTGCCTCAAGTGGTTAGGTTTGTTTGGCGAAGAACGGCTCGGCGTCCCTTCCGGAACGCCGGCCCAATTATTACAGGGAATTTTGGAACGTCGCTGGGCGTTAGCACCGACGGACCGGGATATGATCGTCATGCAACACCAATTAGCCTATCAACTGGACGGACACCGGCATACCAAAGTTGCCTCGTTGGTCCTGACGGGCGACGATGCTGCACAAACGGCGATGGCAAAAACCGTAGGGCTTACTCTGGGTGTTGTGGCTGTATTGCTGTTGCAGGAGCGGTTGTCGCAGCGCGGTGTACACATCCCAACGGCGCGGGAAGTCTATCAACCTGCCCTGCGCATGCTGGCTTCGTTAGGGATCTGCTTTCAGGAAGAGATGCAATCGGAGCCAAGTCCTGGTTTATAG
- a CDS encoding YceI family protein, with product MKTLSLSFALLLAAFSTRFNNTTPALRPSAPVAATTFVVDTDQSELVWTATKVGGEHTGTVKLSQGQLTADGKALTGGSFTIDMTTITDTDITNADFNARLTNHLKSDDFFSVERHPTATFVMTKATPLAQAKSGQPNYTIAGDLTIKGITKPISFPATVTVSGSGVNATARFELNRLNWDLQYRSSLLGTAADKIIHDDFTIALTLVAQPQQ from the coding sequence ATGAAAACCCTCTCCCTTTCGTTTGCCCTTCTGCTGGCCGCGTTTTCTACCCGTTTTAACAACACCACGCCAGCGTTACGCCCATCTGCCCCGGTAGCGGCCACCACGTTTGTAGTCGATACCGACCAAAGCGAACTCGTCTGGACTGCCACCAAAGTAGGCGGAGAACACACCGGCACCGTCAAACTTTCGCAAGGGCAACTCACCGCCGACGGCAAAGCCCTGACGGGCGGTTCGTTCACGATAGACATGACGACCATCACCGATACGGACATCACCAATGCGGATTTCAACGCCCGGCTGACCAACCACCTCAAATCCGACGATTTCTTTTCGGTCGAGCGTCATCCCACCGCTACCTTCGTCATGACCAAGGCCACGCCCCTGGCACAGGCGAAAAGCGGCCAGCCCAACTACACCATTGCGGGCGATCTGACCATCAAAGGCATTACCAAACCAATCTCCTTTCCGGCCACCGTCACGGTATCGGGCAGCGGCGTCAACGCTACGGCCCGTTTCGAACTGAACCGGCTGAACTGGGACTTGCAGTACCGCTCCAGCCTGCTGGGTACAGCGGCGGACAAGATCATCCACGACGACTTCACCATCGCGCTGACGCTGGTAGCCCAGCCCCAGCAGTAA
- a CDS encoding outer membrane beta-barrel family protein, whose product MNQIFHFRLSIASCLLVLFSCSAAWAQNKGTGKISGAVIDAADQQPVSLATIALMDLSSDKPVDGTICDDKGEFTLKNIPAGTYKLSISFIGYNTYTKSPVVIEERGTNLDLGKIPLTSETKQLEEVVIEGQKVMIEEKVDRTVYNAENDATTRGGDATDVLRRVPMLSVDMDGNVSLRGSQNIRVLINNRPSTITAGSIADALKQIPADQIKSVEVITSPSARYDAEGTGGIINIITTKTTKTGAQLSINSSVGTRSSNLGVNGSYKPGKMSFSLGGFGRFGYNTPGSFENRQITDPQGESPLLTTQYADTRNRMMFGRYTFGWDYDINPQNYLNGSVQYGLRRFNMFQDGLLSQTFSGPTFADLVSASLRDVNMKDASGTVDVSLNYTHSFKKPQRELYLLTLYSRNDAVNNFVNDVYNNEQSTITSSLKNENNSLNEEITLEADYQTPIGKTQMLETGAKDIIRKVTSDYKYFTADDNGSYVPIADADLSNSFDYLQNIAAAYASYTLSTKNMYSVKGGLRYEYTTIQAQFVGQEPLDIPAYGVLVPSLNLSKKLGNGNMVKAAYNRRIQRPSLQFLNPNIQASNPLNITEGNPELRPEFTNNFELSYSTYLKGLSLNLSTFARNTNNSIQSLRDILGDTVRTTYRNIGRENAFGFSLFANISISNKFSLNGGTDVYYADLRNNVPDPLYNAHNQGWVTSYRLFGNYTIGNGWALQAFSFMRGRQVELQGYRGGFGIYSLSLQKEFAEKRGSIGLGAENFFNFNGFRINSQVTTPVIDQSSTMVMRNMSFKVNFSYRIGKMDQDAGSRRRRRSINNDDLKEGGDGGGMQMGGDSGGGAPAGGAPARGRGPAPTPPAGDKQRPDGSGAAPTPAPAYQSTTDSTQATPQPPVPTQELPAETPTQTPGAAPQTPSGHLDKKD is encoded by the coding sequence ATGAACCAAATTTTCCACTTCCGATTATCCATCGCCTCGTGCCTGCTGGTACTTTTTAGCTGTTCGGCAGCGTGGGCACAGAACAAAGGCACCGGCAAAATTTCCGGTGCGGTCATCGATGCGGCCGACCAGCAGCCCGTGTCGCTGGCTACCATTGCGCTGATGGACCTCTCGTCCGACAAACCTGTTGATGGCACCATTTGCGACGACAAGGGCGAGTTTACCCTGAAAAACATCCCGGCAGGTACGTACAAACTGTCGATCAGCTTCATCGGGTACAATACCTATACGAAATCGCCGGTCGTCATCGAAGAGCGCGGCACCAACCTGGACCTGGGCAAAATTCCGCTGACGTCCGAAACCAAGCAGTTGGAGGAAGTGGTGATTGAAGGCCAGAAGGTGATGATCGAAGAGAAAGTGGACCGTACGGTCTACAACGCCGAGAACGACGCCACGACCCGCGGTGGCGACGCGACTGACGTGCTGCGCCGCGTGCCGATGTTGTCGGTCGACATGGACGGCAACGTTTCGCTGCGCGGTAGCCAGAACATCCGGGTGCTGATCAACAACCGCCCGTCGACCATCACAGCCGGGAGCATTGCCGACGCACTGAAGCAGATTCCGGCCGACCAGATCAAATCGGTGGAAGTGATTACGTCGCCTTCGGCCCGCTACGACGCCGAAGGAACCGGCGGCATCATCAACATCATTACGACCAAAACCACCAAAACGGGCGCGCAGCTCAGCATCAACAGCAGCGTGGGCACACGTAGCTCCAACCTGGGCGTCAACGGCAGTTACAAACCCGGCAAGATGTCATTCTCGCTGGGTGGCTTCGGACGCTTTGGATACAACACGCCCGGTAGTTTCGAAAACCGGCAGATTACCGACCCGCAAGGTGAGTCGCCGCTGCTGACGACCCAGTACGCCGACACGCGCAACCGCATGATGTTCGGTCGTTACACATTCGGTTGGGATTACGACATCAACCCGCAGAACTACCTGAACGGCTCGGTGCAATACGGCCTGCGGCGGTTCAACATGTTCCAGGACGGACTGTTGTCGCAGACGTTCTCGGGGCCGACTTTCGCCGATCTGGTTTCGGCCAGCCTGCGCGACGTCAACATGAAAGACGCTTCCGGCACCGTCGACGTCAGCCTGAACTACACGCACTCGTTCAAAAAGCCGCAACGCGAACTGTACCTGCTGACGCTCTACAGCCGCAACGACGCCGTCAACAATTTTGTGAACGACGTCTACAACAATGAACAGAGCACCATTACCAGCAGCCTGAAGAATGAGAACAACAGCCTGAACGAGGAAATTACGCTGGAAGCCGATTACCAGACGCCCATCGGCAAAACGCAGATGCTGGAAACCGGCGCGAAAGACATCATCCGGAAAGTAACGAGCGACTACAAGTACTTTACGGCCGACGACAACGGCTCGTACGTGCCCATTGCCGACGCCGACCTCTCCAACTCGTTCGATTACCTGCAGAACATTGCGGCGGCCTACGCCTCGTACACGCTGAGTACCAAAAACATGTACAGCGTTAAGGGCGGGTTGCGTTACGAGTATACGACGATTCAGGCGCAATTTGTCGGGCAAGAGCCGTTGGATATTCCGGCGTACGGTGTGCTGGTGCCTAGCCTGAACCTGTCGAAAAAGCTGGGCAACGGCAACATGGTGAAAGCGGCGTATAACCGGCGGATTCAGCGGCCGTCGCTGCAATTCCTCAACCCCAATATTCAAGCATCCAACCCCCTCAACATCACCGAAGGGAACCCGGAACTGCGGCCGGAGTTTACCAATAACTTCGAGCTTTCGTACAGCACGTACCTGAAAGGACTTTCGTTGAACCTGTCGACGTTTGCCCGCAACACCAATAACTCAATTCAGAGCCTGCGCGACATCCTCGGCGACACCGTACGCACAACTTACCGCAACATCGGTCGTGAGAACGCCTTCGGGTTCAGCCTCTTCGCCAACATCAGCATTTCGAACAAATTCTCGCTAAACGGCGGCACTGACGTGTATTACGCCGACCTGCGCAACAACGTACCGGACCCGCTGTACAACGCGCACAACCAGGGCTGGGTCACCAGCTACCGTCTGTTTGGGAACTACACCATCGGCAACGGATGGGCCCTGCAAGCGTTCTCGTTCATGCGCGGCCGGCAGGTAGAACTGCAAGGTTACCGCGGAGGCTTCGGGATTTACAGCCTGAGCTTACAGAAAGAGTTTGCCGAGAAGCGTGGCAGCATCGGGCTAGGTGCCGAAAACTTCTTCAACTTCAATGGGTTCCGCATCAACAGTCAGGTAACCACGCCGGTGATCGACCAATCGAGCACAATGGTGATGCGCAACATGAGCTTTAAGGTCAACTTCAGCTACCGTATCGGGAAAATGGATCAGGATGCTGGTTCGCGGCGCCGTCGGCGGAGCATCAACAACGACGACCTGAAAGAAGGCGGCGATGGAGGTGGCATGCAAATGGGCGGTGATTCAGGAGGCGGCGCACCCGCGGGCGGCGCACCGGCACGCGGCCGAGGCCCTGCCCCTACTCCACCGGCGGGCGACAAGCAACGTCCCGATGGTTCGGGTGCTGCACCAACTCCGGCTCCGGCCTATCAATCGACTACCGACAGCACCCAGGCGACTCCTCAACCGCCGGTGCCCACGCAGGAACTACCGGCTGAGACGCCAACGCAAACGCCAGGTGCTGCGCCCCAGACGCCGAGCGGGCACCTCGACAAAAAGGACTAA
- a CDS encoding sensor histidine kinase: protein MSTSKRRMLSFPPRYRVAILHISFWCVYLSFFLYRISGFYQEEPVDWRRIWIIAVLSMVFLLLIAYTNYFYLLPRYLQHKKLGRYLLELGSVFGLLITFRIYLERYLIDGFTYQEEYLYSLRFIIHVSLTTLFIVIFIGMLRFAEEWFELEAKKKEMENEKLTAELRFLKAQVNPHFLFNTLNNLYYLAFTQSPNTTEVIEKLSQMMRYMLYDSNHPQVSLCKEIEYMENYISLEKLRLNNPIPIRFTVEGAERTARIAPLIFITFLENAFKHGVSNTHAESWVNISIKLCGQECVYEIENSKLPVNGKVVEEKSGIGLQNVQRRLDLTYPQKYELAVDDTPDRYAVRLKLQLT, encoded by the coding sequence ATGAGTACTTCCAAACGGCGCATGCTCTCTTTTCCTCCACGTTACCGAGTAGCGATCCTGCACATCTCGTTCTGGTGTGTCTACCTCTCGTTCTTCCTGTACCGCATCAGCGGCTTTTACCAGGAAGAGCCGGTCGACTGGCGGCGCATCTGGATCATCGCGGTGTTGTCGATGGTGTTCCTGCTGCTGATCGCCTATACCAACTACTTTTACCTGCTGCCCCGGTACCTGCAACACAAAAAGTTAGGGCGTTATTTGCTGGAGCTGGGCAGTGTGTTCGGTCTGCTCATCACGTTTCGGATCTACCTGGAGCGTTACCTGATCGACGGATTTACTTACCAGGAAGAGTACCTCTACTCGTTGCGGTTCATCATTCACGTCAGCCTGACCACCCTGTTCATCGTCATCTTTATCGGGATGCTGCGCTTCGCGGAAGAGTGGTTCGAGCTGGAAGCCAAGAAGAAGGAAATGGAGAACGAAAAGCTGACGGCCGAGCTACGTTTCCTGAAAGCACAGGTCAACCCGCATTTTCTGTTCAACACCCTCAACAACCTCTACTACCTGGCGTTTACGCAGTCGCCGAACACGACGGAGGTGATCGAGAAGCTCTCGCAGATGATGCGCTACATGCTCTACGACTCCAACCATCCGCAAGTCTCGCTTTGCAAGGAGATCGAGTACATGGAGAACTACATCAGCTTGGAAAAACTGCGTCTGAACAACCCGATTCCGATCCGCTTTACGGTGGAAGGTGCCGAGCGCACGGCCCGCATCGCCCCGCTGATTTTCATTACCTTTCTGGAAAACGCGTTCAAGCACGGCGTGAGCAACACCCATGCGGAAAGCTGGGTGAACATTTCGATCAAACTGTGCGGACAAGAGTGCGTCTACGAGATCGAAAACAGCAAACTACCCGTGAACGGCAAAGTGGTGGAAGAAAAGTCGGGCATTGGCTTGCAGAACGTGCAGCGCCGGCTCGACCTGACCTACCCGCAAAAGTACGAACTGGCCGTGGACGATACGCCCGACCGCTATGCCGTGCGCCTGAAACTACAACTGACCTGA
- a CDS encoding LytR/AlgR family response regulator transcription factor produces the protein MTCLIVEDEPLARNLLVSYVEKLPSLQLVEACANPLAALEILRNQPIDLLFLDIQMPEITGLNLLKILHHKPLVILTTAYSEYALEGYELDVVDYLMKPISLERFLRAVEKASKRRAPQAPAPAPEPPAPAPVVAPRPENVAPPEKAASPFVFIKDGTKLVKVRWDDILYIEGLKDYVAIHTRQQKIVSLQRLKTLENLLPADNFIRVHHSYIVALEGIDAVHKNEVQIGQSLIPISDTYKKAFREFIDRNHIQPE, from the coding sequence ATGACCTGCCTGATTGTAGAAGACGAACCACTGGCCCGCAACCTGTTGGTTTCGTACGTCGAAAAGTTGCCTTCGCTGCAACTGGTGGAGGCGTGTGCCAATCCGCTGGCCGCGCTGGAAATCCTTCGCAACCAGCCCATCGACCTGCTGTTTCTCGACATCCAGATGCCCGAAATTACCGGGCTGAACTTGCTCAAAATTCTGCACCACAAACCGCTGGTGATCCTGACCACTGCCTACTCGGAGTACGCCCTGGAAGGCTACGAGCTCGACGTGGTCGATTACCTGATGAAACCCATTTCGCTGGAACGGTTTCTGCGCGCCGTCGAAAAAGCCAGCAAACGCCGCGCACCGCAAGCACCCGCCCCGGCGCCCGAACCGCCGGCCCCTGCGCCCGTGGTGGCCCCCCGGCCGGAAAACGTCGCGCCTCCCGAAAAAGCCGCCTCGCCATTTGTCTTCATCAAAGACGGCACCAAGCTGGTCAAAGTGCGCTGGGACGACATCCTCTACATCGAAGGCCTGAAAGACTACGTGGCGATTCATACGCGGCAACAGAAAATTGTGAGCCTGCAACGCCTCAAAACCCTCGAAAACCTGCTGCCCGCCGACAATTTCATTCGCGTCCACCACTCCTACATCGTGGCGCTGGAGGGCATCGACGCCGTCCACAAAAACGAAGTGCAGATCGGGCAGTCGCTGATTCCCATCAGCGATACGTACAAGAAAGCCTTCCGCGAGTTCATCGACCGCAACCACATTCAGCCGGAGTAG
- a CDS encoding T9SS type A sorting domain-containing protein, which translates to MKKVYLSLLVVFCTLPAWAQQRQAEKGIPYVSKSKSHLSEVGIRPASVAADADTLYPASLFDECSDSLRIITVTDNGGYVTGTNVYGDLEKLQKYGTDMPYELSSILVVVGYKSVAVATTEISGVVYGATEAGEPGALLGTSEPVTIEEADTTAFFTPFVFSTPVQLPDSFFVGITIPDGSGGDTIMVVSTKQGCYSGFQAAWEKQADGNFYPFNAGDGTWQLDVDMLIFPVISPIAASAKNLSAVYQPSIYPNPGNGRATLKYQLPKASEVSVTLRDVTGREVQRLAEGLQGAGNKQVELSLSNLNSGLYFYSIETPEGIASGKLNVVR; encoded by the coding sequence ATGAAAAAAGTTTATCTCTCGTTGCTGGTCGTGTTCTGCACATTACCGGCCTGGGCTCAACAGCGGCAAGCTGAAAAGGGTATCCCTTACGTTTCAAAAAGCAAATCCCATCTTTCTGAGGTAGGAATACGTCCTGCTTCGGTTGCTGCTGATGCGGATACTTTATACCCAGCCTCCTTATTTGATGAGTGTAGTGATAGCTTAAGAATTATAACTGTTACTGATAATGGAGGTTATGTAACGGGCACTAACGTGTATGGGGATCTTGAAAAACTCCAGAAGTATGGGACAGATATGCCCTACGAACTCTCTTCAATACTTGTCGTTGTAGGGTATAAGTCTGTAGCAGTAGCTACTACCGAGATTTCTGGAGTAGTCTATGGCGCTACAGAAGCAGGTGAGCCAGGTGCTTTGTTAGGCACAAGTGAACCAGTTACAATAGAAGAGGCAGATACAACGGCTTTCTTTACTCCCTTTGTATTTTCGACGCCTGTGCAATTACCTGATTCATTTTTTGTAGGAATCACTATCCCTGACGGTAGCGGAGGCGATACAATCATGGTGGTCTCTACGAAGCAAGGTTGCTATTCCGGTTTTCAAGCAGCTTGGGAAAAGCAGGCTGATGGAAATTTCTATCCATTTAATGCTGGAGACGGCACCTGGCAACTGGACGTAGATATGCTGATATTTCCTGTTATATCCCCCATTGCTGCCTCAGCCAAAAATCTGTCGGCGGTGTATCAGCCCAGCATCTATCCCAATCCGGGCAATGGCCGGGCGACGCTGAAGTATCAGCTGCCGAAGGCTTCAGAAGTCAGCGTGACGTTGCGCGACGTAACGGGTCGTGAGGTACAGCGTTTGGCAGAAGGGCTGCAGGGCGCAGGCAACAAGCAGGTGGAATTGTCGCTGAGCAACCTGAACAGCGGACTGTATTTCTACTCGATCGAAACGCCGGAAGGCATAGCATCTGGCAAACTGAACGTCGTGCGCTAA
- a CDS encoding MBL fold metallo-hydrolase RNA specificity domain-containing protein produces MKLTFWGAARQVTGSMYLLELASDYRILIDCGADMEREEVPSTMLPYRSVFPFEPSMVNLVLLTHAHIDHSGNLPNLVRDGYEGQILCTAPTMALSELLLHDAAALNRRRLNKIHGGKRRKHNKPKIDTTGMYLESHVKETMERFVTLAFHQRFRVSPQLAVTFIPAGHLLGAAHILLEITENGETKTLAFSGDLGRKNYPLLVDPEPLPEVDYLVCESTYGNRRHQATQSPETIMADVIKRTCVDMPGRLIIPAFSIGRTQALLYTLNQLNAQRGFPSIPVFADSPLALRSTRVYERFTRQLNQEAQEFHEDYEELFDFSNLHYVEDLKRSRAISNYLEPSIIISSSGMVSGGRVEQHIQVNLGNPYCTILMIGYAAEGTIGHQLVRGDKQIKMGKQELTVQAHIETTDVFSGHGDLDDLLDFVKHQKPDRLKKVFLSHGEYPDAMENFRSELQQLGYDNVEIPAKGQSFQL; encoded by the coding sequence ATGAAATTAACGTTCTGGGGCGCCGCCCGTCAAGTCACCGGCAGCATGTATCTGCTGGAACTAGCCAGTGATTACCGTATTCTGATCGATTGTGGAGCCGACATGGAACGCGAGGAAGTTCCCTCGACCATGCTGCCCTACCGCTCGGTCTTTCCGTTTGAGCCTTCGATGGTCAACCTGGTGCTGCTGACGCACGCCCACATCGACCATTCCGGCAACCTTCCCAACCTGGTGCGCGACGGCTACGAAGGGCAGATCCTCTGCACCGCGCCGACCATGGCGCTGTCCGAGCTGCTGTTGCACGACGCCGCCGCGCTGAACCGCCGCCGCCTGAACAAGATTCACGGCGGAAAGCGCCGCAAACACAACAAGCCGAAGATCGATACAACCGGGATGTACCTGGAGTCGCACGTGAAGGAAACGATGGAGCGCTTCGTCACGCTGGCGTTTCACCAACGATTCCGGGTGAGTCCTCAACTGGCGGTGACGTTTATTCCGGCGGGTCACCTGCTGGGCGCCGCCCACATTCTGCTGGAAATCACGGAAAATGGCGAGACCAAAACGCTGGCGTTCTCGGGCGACCTGGGCCGGAAGAATTATCCGCTGCTGGTCGACCCTGAGCCGCTCCCGGAAGTAGATTATCTGGTGTGCGAGTCGACCTACGGCAACCGACGCCATCAGGCGACGCAATCGCCCGAAACCATCATGGCCGACGTGATCAAACGCACCTGCGTCGACATGCCGGGGCGACTGATCATTCCGGCATTCAGCATTGGCCGTACGCAGGCCCTGCTCTACACCCTCAACCAGCTCAACGCCCAGCGCGGCTTTCCGTCGATCCCGGTCTTTGCCGATAGTCCGCTGGCGCTGCGCAGTACGCGCGTCTACGAGCGCTTCACCCGGCAACTCAACCAGGAAGCGCAGGAGTTTCACGAGGACTACGAAGAGCTGTTCGACTTCTCGAACCTGCATTACGTGGAAGACCTCAAACGCAGCCGTGCCATCTCCAACTACCTGGAACCCAGCATCATCATTTCTTCGTCGGGGATGGTTAGCGGTGGGCGTGTCGAGCAGCACATTCAGGTCAACCTGGGCAATCCTTACTGCACGATCCTGATGATCGGCTACGCTGCGGAAGGCACCATCGGGCACCAACTGGTGCGGGGCGACAAACAAATCAAGATGGGGAAACAGGAACTTACGGTACAGGCCCACATTGAGACGACGGACGTGTTCAGCGGCCACGGCGACCTGGACGACCTCCTCGACTTCGTCAAACACCAGAAGCCAGACCGCCTCAAAAAGGTATTTCTGAGCCACGGCGAATACCCCGATGCGATGGAAAACTTCCGGTCGGAGCTCCAGCAACTCGGTTACGACAACGTCGAAATCCCCGCCAAAGGGCAGAGTTTCCAGTTATAA
- a CDS encoding Crp/Fnr family transcriptional regulator, with amino-acid sequence MQSEWQRLRAVVEQLLPLNETEWEAFRAGWQYVEFERGQLLTRPGDVERHLYFVLEGVQRGYHLRETPLGHPQEVTVAFTYPPNFSGIPESFLTQQPARYYLETLTPSRMLRLSHDALYALFDPYPRIERLFRLATESVLVGLAARQVELLSFTAEERFRALLTRSPHVLQLIPQKYLASYLGMTPETFNRLLGSVRL; translated from the coding sequence ATGCAATCTGAATGGCAGCGTTTGCGTGCGGTCGTGGAGCAGCTCCTGCCGCTGAACGAAACGGAGTGGGAAGCTTTCCGTGCCGGATGGCAGTATGTTGAATTTGAGCGGGGGCAGTTGCTGACCCGGCCGGGCGACGTGGAGCGGCACCTCTATTTTGTGTTGGAAGGTGTGCAGCGGGGCTATCACCTGCGAGAAACGCCCCTCGGCCACCCTCAGGAAGTGACGGTAGCGTTTACCTACCCGCCGAATTTCTCGGGCATTCCGGAGTCGTTCCTCACGCAGCAGCCGGCCCGCTATTACCTCGAAACGCTGACGCCCAGTCGAATGCTGCGCCTGTCGCACGATGCGCTGTATGCGCTGTTCGATCCGTATCCCCGCATCGAACGTTTGTTTCGGCTGGCTACGGAATCGGTACTGGTAGGGCTGGCCGCCCGGCAGGTCGAGTTGCTGTCCTTCACGGCCGAAGAGCGTTTCCGCGCCCTCCTGACGCGAAGTCCGCACGTGTTGCAACTGATTCCGCAGAAATACCTCGCTTCGTACCTGGGCATGACCCCCGAAACGTTCAACCGCCTGTTGGGTTCCGTGCGCCTCTAA
- a CDS encoding alpha/beta fold hydrolase, protein MDPTLAAPAVRPPAPWLDRTEYPFAAHYLTVEDAQLHYVDEGEGPPLLFVHGTPTWSFLFRHQIKALAAHYRCLAPDHIGFGLSDKPAAYPYTVQQHAQNLVALVDALQLHYITLVVHDFGGPIGLYLATQRPAAIARLVICNTWAWSSADDPAFIKFSKVLRSPLLPLLYKGLNFSPRVLIPRAFADRRKLTKAIHRHYYKPYRRPRERGGSLGFARSLLEAQEWFQQLWEARDAFCHRPTLLLWGMEDRFLSPRYLERFLAHFPQAKALRLEGTGHFVPEEAASEVTHAIKAFLAEPLP, encoded by the coding sequence ATGGACCCTACGCTTGCTGCCCCCGCCGTTCGCCCGCCTGCGCCCTGGCTGGATCGCACCGAATACCCTTTTGCCGCACACTACCTAACGGTGGAGGACGCGCAACTCCACTACGTCGACGAAGGGGAGGGGCCTCCGTTGTTGTTCGTCCATGGGACACCGACCTGGTCGTTTTTGTTTCGACATCAGATCAAAGCGTTGGCTGCGCATTACCGTTGCCTTGCACCCGACCACATCGGGTTCGGTTTATCGGATAAACCGGCGGCCTACCCCTACACGGTACAGCAACACGCGCAAAATCTGGTCGCACTGGTCGACGCCTTACAACTGCATTACATCACGCTCGTTGTGCACGATTTCGGCGGACCCATCGGGTTGTACCTCGCCACGCAACGTCCGGCCGCCATCGCGCGGCTGGTGATCTGCAACACGTGGGCGTGGTCGTCGGCCGACGATCCGGCGTTTATCAAGTTCAGCAAAGTGCTGCGCTCGCCCTTGTTGCCGCTGCTCTACAAAGGGTTGAATTTTTCGCCGCGCGTGCTGATTCCCCGGGCCTTTGCCGACCGGCGCAAGCTCACCAAGGCCATCCACCGGCACTATTACAAACCCTACCGCCGTCCGCGCGAACGCGGCGGCAGTCTGGGTTTTGCCCGCTCGCTTTTGGAGGCGCAAGAGTGGTTTCAGCAGCTATGGGAAGCCCGCGACGCGTTCTGTCACCGACCCACGCTGTTGCTGTGGGGGATGGAAGATCGGTTTCTGTCGCCGCGCTACCTGGAACGTTTTCTGGCGCATTTCCCGCAGGCCAAAGCCCTTCGCCTGGAGGGGACAGGGCATTTCGTGCCGGAAGAAGCGGCTTCAGAAGTCACCCACGCCATAAAAGCATTTCTGGCAGAGCCTCTGCCGTAA